From the genome of Leptotrichia sp. HSP-342:
AACATCTTTTTAGATTCTTCATAAGTTTTTTCCAAATATGGCATTGTCAAATTTTTAAAAAAGTTAAAAATCGTATGTTCAAAGATTTTATCCATTATTCCAAAAATACATAAAATCAGTCCAATTACAATTAATATTTTAATCAATAGGTTCTTGCTATCTGATTCCCATTTAGGAGAATCATTTTTCTTATTTTTTTCTTTTTTTCTTCATTTACTGTTAATATAGCTTCTTTTCTTTCTTCCAATCAATTTCACTCCTTTTTCTATTTCAATTGTTTTTAAACATTTATTAGTGGATACAAACTTGCTTAATAATTTATTTTAAAAGTTATAATATTAAAATTAAGTTGTTAAATAATTTAAATAATCAAGATATTTAACATTACCTATATTTAATCCCACTCCAATAACTTTCTCACTACATAAGAAGCTAGTACAAGACCAGCTGCTCCTGGGACAAACGAATTGCTTCCAGGCGTAGTCTTTCTCGGAATTTTATTATTTTCCCTAAATTCAGTTGGCAATTCTTCCTTAAATAGTTCTGACTTATTTGGCTGAACAGGTATTTCTTTTGAAAATGCAACTGGAACATTTGTAATCCCTTTCTTTTTCAAAATACTTCTGATTGTTCTTGCCATTGGACAAACAGAGGTATTTTTTATTTTTGCAATTTCTATCTTTTCAGGGTGCATCTTGTTTCCAAATCCCATTGAAGAAATAATATTTATGTTATTTTTCGCACAATATTCAATCAGATTAATCTTGCTTCCAATGACATCAATAGCATCCACGACAAAATCATATTTATTATTTCCCAAAACTTCATCCACATCATCATAAACTAATCTTTTTACAAGTTCAACCTTACAATCTGGATTAATGTCCAAAATTCTGTCTTTCATAACATCAATCTTAGACTTACCGATTGTGCTTCTAAGCGAATGCAGCTGTCTATTAATATTTGACTCCGAAATCTCATCAAAATCAACCATAGTAATTTGCCCAATTCCTGCACGTACCAAAGCCTCCACAGTATAAGAGCCAACCCCGCCAACTCCAAAAATTATAACTCTAGATTTTCCCAATTTCTCAATCCCTTCTTCTCCAATCATCATAGAAAACCTAGCAAATGTCTGATTTTTATCACTCATTTTTAAATTATTTCCCCTTTCAATATCCATTTTTCTTTTCTCTATCTAAAATTTTCTCATATTATATCATAAATCTAGAAAATGTAAATAGTGAGAGTATAAATTTTTTTATTATAAAGTTTTTATTTGACTCCTTTAATTTACTCTATTCTTATACTATAAATCCGCAATTAAGTAATAAATGTTTAATAAATTTTTGAATTGTATACTATTTTAGCAATGAATTAAAGTTTCTTATCCTTAGTACAGTTTCTATTTTACTATTTTTTCACATAATTCTCATTGTTGTAAATTCTTATTTTGCCTGAAAGATTTATCCTGACAAATAAAAACTCCGCCAGTTTATTAAAGCAAAAAAATTATATTTCAATTATTTGGAAATACTAATTTTTAATTCTTTGTTGAAAAAATTTTGATAAATTTGTTGTTTAAATATATCGTTTGTATTAAATATCTATAAAATAAATATAATTATTGAAAAAAATACTAATTTATAATATAATATTTTTGCATAAATTAAAAGAAAGGAAAAAAGACACTTATGTTTATAAATACTATGAAAACAGGTTTTTTAATGTTTGGATTAGTTTTTCTCTTTGTAGCAATTGGTGGTATATTGGGAAATCAGCAAGGGGCATTGATTGGGCTTCTGATTGCTGGGGGAATGAGTTTTTATAGCTACTGGTTTAGTGATAAAATGGTTATAAGAGCTTATAATGGACAGGAAGTTACTCCTGAAAATAATCCAAGATTGTATCAATTGATACAAAGATTAGCCAAAAATGCTAATTTACCAATGCCAAAAATTTATATAATTCCAGAACGTCAGCCAAACGCCTTTGCAACTGGAAGAAATCCTCAAAATGCCGCAGTTGCCTGTACTGCTGGATTACTAGAAATGATGGATGACAACGAACTGGCTGGAGTTATGGCTCACGAATTAGGGCATATAAAGCATCGTGATATTTTGGTTAGTACAATTGCTGCCACTTTTGCTGGAGCTATTGCCAATATCGCAAGATTTTTACCTTATGTTTCAAGTGGAAATAATAGAGATGGAAACAGAAGAAGAAATAACGTCGGAACTGCAATGCTGCTTTCATTTTTAGCCCCAATAGCAGCTTCTATAATTCAAATGTCTATTTCAAGAAAAAGAGAATACATGGCAGATAGAGCTGGAGCTGAATATTCAGGAAATCCATTATATTTACGTAATGCACTGCAAAAATTAGAGAGTTACAGCCACAGTATCGCCATGAATAGACAAGATCCTACAACAGCCCATATGTTCATAATAAATCCATTTTCAAGCCTTGGAAATCTTAAAAATTTATTCAGCACACACCCTTCTACTGATGACAGAATAAGAGAACTTGAAAAAATGGCAAGAGAGCAACATTTATTATAGTTTTTTAGTTTAATTTTAATGACATTTATAATACATTATAAAATAACTAAAGTTAACTCTTTCATTTTATCTTGAGAATTTATCTTAAATATGATAAAATGTATAAAAACTATGAAATATGGAGAATTAGATATGATAAATGCTTTTACATTTTTAACATTACTATTACTTTTTGTACGAATTTATTCACTTGTATCTCTGTTATTCCTAAGCAGGAAACAAGTAAAATCTGCAGAAAGAATTACTATACTTATACTGCTGCTTGAAGTTCTGACTATATTTTTATACAGTTTTTTTACTTCATTCCGTTACTTATTACCGCCGGCTTTAATGCTGTTAAAAACTCCCAAATTTTTAATTTTTAAAAATTTTTCAGTAGTATTATTATCTTATTCACTCTTAAATCTGGCATTAAGTTTTACATTTAACAGTCAAAGCATTTTTAAATTTATAAATAGATTTCTGGTAGGTATAGTATTATTAACAAATATTATTTATGGATTTTTATTAATAATATAGTCTTTATAATAGAATTCCTTTAAATAAAGCTAAGACAAAAGATTTATGAAAATTCTTTTAAATTTAGTTAATTAGACTAGCTCAATGTAAAAAATTCAAGTATAAAAAAATAGGTAATTTATAGCAATTTTACTAATAGATTACCTATTTTTATTTACTTTCATTATCCTTCTTGTTTTTCAAGAACCATATTTACTTCTTCAATAATCATATCTGGATTTAATCCATGAACAGCGATTCCTTCTCCCAAAGTTTCTGCACTCGAAATAATACATCCAACACATCCAAGTCCATATCTCATAAGTACTTGTGCAATAATTGGATATTTTTCAACTGCTTCCATTATATTCATATCTTTTGTTACTCTTTCCATAATTATCTCCTCCTATTTAAAATTTTATTTTAATATTTATCTATCCTAGTTAAGTATAGCAGATTAAATAATTTCAGTCAACTTTTATAAACAAATATTTCTTGTTCAAATTATAGTCAAGATATTTAAAAGTTGAAGTAAAAATACATAAAAATTAATAAATTGGTTAATCTATAACTTAATCTTACTTTCTTTTTTAATTTAAATTATTGTTATTTAAGATTTTTAGATAAGAAAAAGATTGAACTAGAATTATTATGACCAACATTTCCAATTCAATCTATACTTTATTTTTTACTTTAGCCTATTTTAAAGCTTCGTATTTTTTAGATACTTCATTCCAGTTTATAATGTTGAAAAATGCTGAAATATAATCTGGACGTCTATTTTGATAATTTAAATAATATGCATGTTCCCATACATCTATTCCTAAGATTGGAGTTCCTTGTGAACATCCGCAAGAAGTTGCTCCTGGCATTAATGGATTGTCTTGATTTGCAGTTGAAGTTACTTTTAACTTTCCATCTTTATTTACAACAAGCCAAG
Proteins encoded in this window:
- a CDS encoding tRNA threonylcarbamoyladenosine dehydratase, producing MDIERGNNLKMSDKNQTFARFSMMIGEEGIEKLGKSRVIIFGVGGVGSYTVEALVRAGIGQITMVDFDEISESNINRQLHSLRSTIGKSKIDVMKDRILDINPDCKVELVKRLVYDDVDEVLGNNKYDFVVDAIDVIGSKINLIEYCAKNNINIISSMGFGNKMHPEKIEIAKIKNTSVCPMARTIRSILKKKGITNVPVAFSKEIPVQPNKSELFKEELPTEFRENNKIPRKTTPGSNSFVPGAAGLVLASYVVRKLLEWD
- the htpX gene encoding zinc metalloprotease HtpX — protein: MFINTMKTGFLMFGLVFLFVAIGGILGNQQGALIGLLIAGGMSFYSYWFSDKMVIRAYNGQEVTPENNPRLYQLIQRLAKNANLPMPKIYIIPERQPNAFATGRNPQNAAVACTAGLLEMMDDNELAGVMAHELGHIKHRDILVSTIAATFAGAIANIARFLPYVSSGNNRDGNRRRNNVGTAMLLSFLAPIAASIIQMSISRKREYMADRAGAEYSGNPLYLRNALQKLESYSHSIAMNRQDPTTAHMFIINPFSSLGNLKNLFSTHPSTDDRIRELEKMAREQHLL
- a CDS encoding DUF1858 domain-containing protein; amino-acid sequence: MERVTKDMNIMEAVEKYPIIAQVLMRYGLGCVGCIISSAETLGEGIAVHGLNPDMIIEEVNMVLEKQEG